One window of Verrucomicrobiota bacterium genomic DNA carries:
- a CDS encoding molybdenum cofactor guanylyltransferase: MRMPFAFSAVLLAGGASRRMGIDKALLPAPGGHARSQPLLMWQRQLQLLQALEPAEIFLSGPRRPGFPEALPCIADRLPSRGPLGGLATCLDQITTPWLLVLAIDLPFMETEFLARVLEACKTGRGAVPRSPGHYEPLAAVYPRTAASAANAALDAGQFRLQGLVERLVRASLVEPYPLRPGDLRLFRNWNTIHDLNA, from the coding sequence ATGCGCATGCCCTTTGCCTTCAGCGCCGTCCTGCTCGCCGGAGGCGCCTCGCGCCGCATGGGCATCGACAAAGCGTTGCTGCCGGCGCCCGGCGGGCACGCACGCTCGCAGCCCTTGCTGATGTGGCAGCGCCAATTGCAGCTCTTACAGGCGCTGGAACCGGCCGAGATTTTCCTTTCCGGTCCGCGGCGGCCCGGCTTTCCGGAAGCGCTTCCCTGCATTGCCGACCGTCTGCCGTCCCGGGGCCCGCTGGGCGGCCTGGCGACGTGCCTCGACCAAATCACCACCCCCTGGCTGCTGGTGCTCGCCATCGATCTGCCCTTCATGGAAACGGAGTTCCTTGCCCGGGTGCTTGAGGCGTGCAAGACGGGGAGGGGAGCCGTTCCCCGCAGCCCGGGTCACTACGAGCCCCTGGCAGCGGTTTATCCCCGCACCGCGGCCAGCGCGGCCAACGCGGCGCTGGATGCCGGACAGTTCAGGCTTCAGGGCTTGGTGGAAAGGTTGGTCCGCGCGTCGCTCGTCGAACCCTACCCGCTTCGCCCCGGCGATCTGCGCCTGTTCCGGAATTGGAACACGATTCACGACCTGAACGCTTAA
- a CDS encoding trypsin-like peptidase domain-containing protein: MFCRFVLACLLLAAHAEAHTLPQDSEAPPPDIRKSLVRITTVSQEPDYRVPWNPGNVGGGVGAGFVIEGERILTNAHVVSAGRFIEVEKEDDPKLYPAEVQFIGSDCDLAVLKIADPGFFKNTAPVSFGGIPAIQSNVDVYGYPIGGERLSVTQGIVSRIDFQTYTYSGIDSHLAVQIDAAINPGNSGGPVLQGGKVVGVAFQGYSGEVAQNVGYMIPTPVIQRFLKDISNGQYDGYVDLSVDIFKLVNPADRHALGLPDDNTGVMVSSVSVAGASAGKLEVGDVLLAIDGHPVASDGFVQLDGERVEMAEIVERKFKGDTVTLSILRDKQPKTVDITLSGNWPYLMQAQQHSLHPRFVLFGGLVFQPLNRAFMEAYQIEDLRLRYFYNFFVVDEIYKEHPEVVVLSNILPDPVNAYLSEFRLQIVDKINGRLIKNLNDASAAFAADADEYVIQFLGNNRPAVLERKAVEQARARIRANYGVSVEQNLTNS, encoded by the coding sequence ATGTTTTGCAGGTTTGTTCTGGCATGTTTACTCCTGGCCGCGCACGCCGAGGCCCACACGCTCCCGCAGGATTCTGAGGCTCCCCCGCCCGACATCCGCAAGAGCCTGGTTCGAATCACGACCGTTTCGCAGGAACCGGATTACCGGGTTCCGTGGAATCCCGGGAACGTCGGCGGCGGCGTCGGGGCCGGCTTTGTCATCGAGGGCGAGCGTATCCTCACCAACGCTCACGTGGTCAGCGCCGGACGCTTCATCGAAGTTGAGAAGGAAGATGACCCGAAGCTTTACCCCGCTGAGGTTCAATTCATCGGCAGCGACTGCGACCTGGCGGTCCTGAAGATCGCCGATCCCGGGTTCTTTAAAAACACGGCCCCGGTGAGCTTCGGGGGCATCCCGGCCATCCAGTCGAACGTGGACGTTTACGGGTATCCGATCGGCGGTGAACGCCTGTCGGTGACGCAGGGAATCGTTTCACGGATCGACTTCCAGACTTACACTTACTCGGGCATCGACTCGCACCTGGCGGTTCAGATCGATGCGGCCATCAACCCCGGCAATTCGGGCGGGCCGGTCCTGCAGGGGGGTAAAGTGGTGGGCGTGGCGTTTCAGGGTTATTCCGGTGAAGTCGCTCAGAACGTCGGGTACATGATTCCGACGCCGGTGATCCAGCGGTTTCTGAAAGATATCTCAAACGGCCAGTATGACGGCTACGTCGACTTGTCGGTTGACATTTTCAAGCTGGTAAATCCCGCCGACCGTCACGCGCTTGGTTTGCCGGACGATAATACGGGGGTAATGGTAAGCTCCGTTTCCGTTGCAGGAGCCAGCGCGGGAAAGCTCGAGGTCGGGGACGTGCTCCTGGCCATCGATGGCCACCCCGTAGCCAGTGACGGTTTTGTCCAGCTCGATGGTGAACGCGTCGAGATGGCTGAAATCGTCGAACGCAAGTTCAAAGGCGACACCGTCACGCTGAGCATTTTACGGGACAAGCAGCCGAAGACGGTCGACATCACCTTGTCGGGCAACTGGCCCTACCTGATGCAGGCCCAGCAGCACAGCCTTCATCCCCGGTTCGTCCTGTTTGGCGGTCTGGTGTTTCAACCCCTGAACCGCGCCTTCATGGAAGCCTACCAGATCGAGGACCTGCGGCTGCGCTACTTCTATAATTTCTTCGTCGTCGACGAGATCTATAAGGAACACCCGGAAGTGGTGGTCCTGTCCAATATTTTACCCGATCCGGTTAACGCTTACCTGTCGGAATTTCGGCTGCAGATCGTGGATAAGATCAACGGCCGGCTGATCAAAAACCTTAACGATGCGTCGGCCGCCTTCGCCGCCGACGCCGACGAGTACGTCATCCAGTTTCTGGGGAATAACCGGCCGGCCGTCCTGGAGCGAAAGGCGGTTGAGCAGGCGCGCGCCCGGATCAGGGCCAATTACGGGGTAAGCGTGGAGCAAAATCTTACAAACAGCTGA
- a CDS encoding DUF4870 domain-containing protein, translating to MAEPISSTGNTTGIPANLAAALCAIFILLGGIVFYFIEKKDAFVRYWAVQSIFYGGTWFVFNIGMTVLISIAAILPVLHFVLVPSLMLVHALVHLLFLIFWFIGIIKALQGERWNYPFVSAQCRRLFPNVVP from the coding sequence ATGGCTGAGCCGATCTCTTCAACCGGGAACACCACCGGTATTCCCGCCAACCTCGCCGCCGCGCTTTGCGCAATCTTTATCCTTTTGGGCGGCATCGTCTTCTATTTCATCGAAAAAAAGGATGCGTTCGTCCGGTACTGGGCCGTGCAATCCATTTTTTATGGCGGCACGTGGTTCGTTTTCAACATCGGGATGACCGTTCTGATTTCCATCGCCGCGATCTTGCCGGTCCTCCATTTTGTCCTGGTGCCGTCGCTGATGCTCGTGCATGCCCTGGTTCACCTGCTCTTTCTGATCTTCTGGTTCATCGGGATCATCAAGGCCCTCCAGGGCGAACGCTGGAATTATCCCTTTGTTTCCGCACAGTGCCGCCGTCTGTTTCCGAACGTGGTCCCGTAA
- the ychF gene encoding redox-regulated ATPase YchF, which yields MLSAGIVGLPNVGKSTLFNAITRTRKAEAANYPFCTIEPNQGVVQVPDERLEQLARLSRSQKVVPAAVEFVDIAGLVRGASAGEGLGNQFLSHIREVDAIVQVVRCFESSDVHHVAGSVDPIRDIEVINTELVLADLATAQKRAERIQKQVRAGDKQAKAETAVLDKLVPHLDAGKPATTLELTPEDKALLRTFFLLTSKPTIFACNVAESDLTALAEGGRDVAAAKHVGQVQSYVSTHLATEAVVISAQIESELVDLSEAETVEYLAGLGVKESGAGNLIRAVYHLLGLRTYFTTGEKETRAWTIRAGDKAPAAAGVIHSDFERGFIAAETVAYNDLVQLGSLVKARETGKLRSEGKQYEVKDGDVIEFRFNV from the coding sequence ATGTTAAGCGCCGGTATTGTGGGACTGCCCAACGTGGGCAAGTCAACTCTGTTTAACGCCATCACCCGGACGCGCAAGGCCGAGGCTGCAAATTACCCGTTTTGCACGATCGAACCCAATCAAGGGGTGGTGCAGGTACCCGACGAGCGCCTGGAGCAACTGGCCCGGCTTTCGCGCTCTCAGAAGGTGGTGCCTGCGGCGGTTGAATTCGTGGATATTGCGGGCCTGGTGCGCGGGGCCAGCGCGGGTGAAGGGCTCGGCAACCAATTTCTCAGCCACATTCGTGAGGTAGATGCCATCGTGCAGGTGGTTCGATGCTTCGAGAGCTCGGACGTTCATCACGTTGCCGGATCGGTTGACCCGATCCGTGACATTGAGGTGATCAACACGGAACTGGTCCTCGCCGATCTGGCCACCGCCCAAAAACGGGCCGAACGCATCCAGAAACAGGTGCGCGCCGGTGATAAACAGGCCAAAGCCGAAACGGCCGTCCTCGACAAGCTGGTGCCGCACCTTGACGCGGGTAAACCGGCGACGACGCTGGAATTGACCCCGGAGGACAAGGCGCTGCTGAGAACGTTTTTTCTGCTCACGTCGAAGCCGACGATTTTCGCCTGCAACGTGGCGGAATCAGACCTTACCGCCCTGGCCGAGGGCGGCCGGGACGTGGCCGCGGCAAAGCACGTCGGCCAGGTGCAATCGTACGTCAGCACGCATCTTGCCACGGAAGCCGTCGTGATCAGCGCGCAGATCGAAAGCGAATTGGTGGACCTCTCCGAGGCGGAGACGGTGGAGTACCTGGCGGGCCTCGGGGTAAAAGAGAGCGGTGCCGGCAACCTGATACGCGCCGTTTACCACCTGCTGGGGCTGCGCACCTATTTTACCACCGGCGAAAAGGAAACCCGGGCCTGGACGATTCGCGCCGGCGACAAGGCGCCCGCCGCCGCCGGCGTGATCCATTCCGACTTCGAACGCGGATTTATCGCGGCCGAAACGGTCGCGTACAACGACCTGGTCCAGCTCGGTTCCCTGGTGAAGGCGCGGGAAACGGGCAAGCTCCGCAGCGAAGGCAAGCAGTACGAGGTGAAGGATGGGGACGTCATCGAGTTCCGGTTCAACGTTTAG
- a CDS encoding tryptophan synthase subunit alpha: MHNRIDSTFARLRQAGRSGFMAYITGGDPNLAVTVEIARELASAGVDFLEIGIPFSDPLADGLANQLGAQRALTAGTTVRGLLKCIAQIRASVSTPIILYTYLNPIFQYGFARFENDAAEAGVDGLLLLDFPPDETLLDDPGGQRLHRIRLIAPTTDEARVATICARASGFIYYVSREGVTGERSALDGSIQDRVGKIKRRTELPVAVGFGISNPEQAATVARIADAVVVGSAIVRRIGEGAARQDLAREIGAFVRPMTQAVHSARSQPGNNA, from the coding sequence ATGCATAACCGAATCGATTCGACTTTCGCCCGGCTGCGTCAAGCGGGCCGGAGTGGGTTCATGGCCTACATCACGGGCGGCGATCCCAACCTTGCCGTCACGGTAGAGATCGCGCGGGAACTGGCGTCCGCAGGCGTCGATTTTCTCGAGATCGGCATCCCGTTTTCGGACCCCCTGGCGGACGGTCTGGCCAATCAGTTGGGAGCTCAGCGGGCGCTCACGGCCGGCACGACCGTGCGCGGGCTCCTGAAGTGCATCGCACAGATCCGGGCTTCAGTTTCCACGCCGATCATTCTGTACACCTACCTGAATCCGATTTTCCAATACGGATTTGCCCGCTTCGAAAACGACGCCGCGGAGGCCGGTGTGGACGGGCTTTTACTGCTCGATTTCCCACCGGACGAAACGCTGCTGGATGATCCAGGCGGGCAGCGGCTCCACCGGATACGTCTGATCGCTCCGACCACGGACGAGGCGCGCGTCGCCACCATCTGTGCCCGGGCCAGCGGGTTCATCTACTACGTTTCGCGCGAAGGAGTAACCGGCGAACGGAGCGCATTGGATGGCTCCATCCAGGATCGGGTCGGAAAGATCAAGCGGCGTACCGAGTTGCCCGTTGCGGTCGGGTTCGGGATCTCGAACCCCGAACAGGCGGCCACCGTGGCGAGGATTGCGGACGCGGTGGTCGTCGGAAGCGCCATCGTTCGCCGCATCGGCGAGGGCGCGGCCCGGCAGGACCTGGCCCGGGAAATCGGCGCGTTTGTGCGGCCGATGACCCAGGCGGTCCACTCCGCGCGTTCGCAGCCGGGCAACAACGCGTAA